In Alligator mississippiensis isolate rAllMis1 chromosome 9, rAllMis1, whole genome shotgun sequence, the genomic stretch AGcaactgcatgcccctgcatgtgggtaCGTGCCCATTATGGCTTGTTTGGTCTATCTACAGTGTGGTTTTCTTACATCAAAAACACTAATTCAAGTTAACTATGTCAATAGAAAAATACATCTCTTGTGCAATGAAACCCAGAATAGGATTACCCGGTGAAATAGCCATTTTCACCACAGCCAAACATTAAACATATGTGCCTCTCAAGTCCATACTAGAATATGTATTTATTAGTGGTCTGAGAAATGAAAGTTGACAGAAGAAGTCTTGGTGACCAAAGACATCCACTGCTGTCTGTACTTGGTAAGAAGCCTGGGCCCCATTTTAACACAGAGATGTAACTGAAACTGTCTGCATCTTCCTAACCTCCAAACCTCTTTATTGAAAACATTACCTTAGTATgggaaacattttcaaatgtgccTAAAATTCAGACCCTAGTGAACTGATTTCCATGGGACTTAGCTGCCTAGATAAATTTGATGTACTGTCTCAGTAACTATTTCCCCTAAATCTCTTTCTCTTCCATATATGTTTGCTCCCCAGGTAAAAGTGACAGCTCAAGTTCTGCTATGCTTAGTCTTTCGCCACACATTCAGTGCCCACATCCCCTGCCAGGAACCTTCAGATGCAGAGCTAGAATCCATACTGAACCCCTATCTTGCTTCTGGTGCTAGCTTATTGGCTCAAACAGATGAGGTTTTGCCTGATGAGGAACTGAAGGCATGCCCTGTAAATGTCAACCAGACCTCTTCCCGTCTCCAGGACAAGAGTACCTCACCCTGGTCATACAGGTAAGCTGCTGATAGAGGAGCAAAGACTGTCTCAGCAACTCTGAATATAAGGCCATGTCACTGGACTTCAGATCTTGGAAACCCTCCAGCTCTCATTCATTGGGATGTGGATCTGCATTTCCTTTGTCTTAAATATTAAAGGGCCATGCTCTGTAGAGAAGCTGAATGCTAGTGTTGATGTCTCCTTGGCTATGTGGCTGCACCTCAGATGGACATCCTCTTGTTGCTTATAGTTCTGGATGCAGAGGTGGAGCAGCCAAGCTATAACTCCTTTATATAGTGTTCACTTAGTTAGTTCTGACCTGTTATTTGTTGGTGTGAGAGGGCActctgcccttctctgtgcctctatTCCCATTCTTGTAA encodes the following:
- the LOC102575791 gene encoding interleukin-17D isoform X2 translates to MQLQVKVTAQVLLCLVFRHTFSAHIPCQEPSDAELESILNPYLASGASLLAQTDEVLPDEELKACPVNVNQTSSRLQDKSTSPWSYRVSEDPNRYPQKIVEAYCLCKGCLVNGQEDKAVNSEPFYLEVPVLQKSNQCKRGQYVYQPNHLQVAQFCFCSFP